In the genome of uncultured Sphaerochaeta sp., the window TCCAGATACGTGGTGATGTCTGTTTCCTCATCCGGCAGCAGAAGCACCATGGTGTAGCGCTGGTTCTGGTACGGAAGGGTCAGCAGGGATGCCCCATCGATGCTTGCGTAGGGGAAAAACCCTGTTTGGTTGAGAAATGGGGCCCGAACATCCCCGCTTTTGGCATGAAAGGTCCTTTTGGCGGTTGCCGTCGCTTCGAAGGGAGATTTCCAGTCATCCTTGAAGGAGATGGCATTGATGAGGTAGAGCACCATATCTTCCCGGGTTGCGTCGATGATGGAGTCGATGGCGTTGCGTGTTGCCTTGCTCACCCAGTCGTTGATTCTCTTGGCACTGGAGGCCTTTGAGAAGTCCAGCCCGGCCGCTTCGGCCTGATAGTAGTGTTTTGCTTCCCGTTCGAAGGCTTGGGAGAGCGAAAGACGCTGGTTCACCCAGAGGCTGTTTGCGATGGAGACTTCTTCAGGAAGACGGGAAAGGTAGAAGAGGCTTTCCCGATTGAGCGCATCCTTATCCAGATGCCCCTCGGTCAGGACTTCGATCATCTCTCGTTGCGTCTCTCCCTCAGCTCCGTTTGCACTCATGGCCAGAACGAGAAGTGCGGAGAGTGGGCTGATCATCCTGTTTGCATCCTGCCCAAGCCCATCGAGAAACAATTTGTCGGAAAACTGCCTCACTGACGAACCGAAGGCGAGACTTCCCTGCGGGTCGTGCTGGGCAGGGGGCAATGGCTCTGCTATGGGCATGCCGAAGGCTAGGGTGGGAAGTATGCAAAGAATCCATAAGATGAGGATGTGCCTACGCATGGTGTTCTCTCCTTGGTGGATGTATTCTAACACGGAGCGTACAGAGCTCAAAGGTTTTATCCACTCTGAAGCAGAGCTTCACATGATTCACAAACTGGGCCCCTAGGCTAAGGGACAATGGAGAGATAGAGGATGAAAACTTCCAAGAAACGACATGGTCGCTTGCGGTCTGTAGTGCAAATCGCCTTTTTTGTCTGGGTACTTCTGATCGTACTGGTTTCCGAAGCAATCGAGCGGGGATGGAATCTTCCCTTTGATATCAAGACAGCCAGCTTGCATGCCCTCTGCCCCTTCGGCGGGGTGGTGACACTCTACAACCTGGTGAAAACCGGGGTGCTGGTCAAGAAAATCCACGATTCAGCGGTGGTGCTTGCCGGCTTGGGTGTGGTTCTGGCAATTCTGTTCGGACCGGTGCTCTGCGGTTGGATCTGCCCCTTGGGGACGGTACAGGAGTGGGTTGGGAAACTGGGCAGGAAACTTTTCAAGCGCAGGTACAACACCTTTGTGCCCGCCAAGATCGATCGCGTACTCAGACTTTTGCGCTATGTCGTGCTGGTCTGGGTGTTGGTGATGACCGCCCTCACGGCAACGCTTGTCTTCCAGGAGTATGACCCCTACTATGCTCTCTTTTCAATCATACATGGCGAGGTTGCCATCGGTGGCATGGTGATCCTGGTCATCATCCTGCTCCTCTCCTTGGTGGTGGAACGACCTTTCTGCAAGTATGCCTGCCCGTATGGAGCGTTCCTTGGCTTGTTCAACCGCATCCGCATCTTCAAGATCCGTAGGGTGAGCTCAACCTGCATCAGTTGCAATGCCTGCAGTCGTGCGTGCCCGATGAACATTGATGTGGCACACAAGGAGACGGTGAAGGACGTGCAGTGCATCTCCTGTATGGAGTGCACCAGCGATACTTCGTGCCCTGTGGACAAGACCGTGGTTTTCAGCACGGCAAAGGGTGGCCGCCATCTTTCGGTCAACAAGGTTGGTCTGCTTACGGTAGGGATTCTGATCGGCGGCATCTTGCTCTCGGTTGCCTTTGGCCTCTGGCAAACCACCAGTTCCAAACAACCTGTACTCATCAAGACAGGAAGTTTCGCCGGCATGCCCGATCCTGCAGATATCCGCGGTTCCTATAGTTATCAGGATGTTACCAATGCGTTTGCTGTTCCTGTGGATGTCCTGCTCTCTGCCTTCCAGTCACAGAACGGGGCGCAGAGGATTGGGGATCTTGAGGCGCTGTGGCTTGGAAACATCCCCGAGGGAGCGGAGGTGGGAACCGATTCGGTCCGCTTGTTTGTAGCCCTGTATACCGGGATAGCCTTTGAAGCAGAGGAAGGCACCCTGCTGCCTGTCAGCGCCATCGAGGTGCTTGAACAGTTGCAAAAGAATACCGATCCTCGGTTTGCAGAGCTCAAGGCGAGTGCCGTTGCTCTTCCCGAAGGACTTGAGGCGGCCCCTGTCACGACGACCACTGTGGTGTCCGTAACAGGAAAAACAACGGTACAGGACCTGCTCAATGCGGGCTACCAGCTCAGCGACTTGGAAAAGATCCTGGGAAAGATTGACAACAAGCTTTCCTCGGTCAAGACGCTTGCAGAGAGTCAGGGCCTTGAGTTCTCTGCAGTAAAAGCAGAAATAGCCGCTCTTTAGCCTGCCAAGGCAAAGGAGAGGGGAATGGTGAATACTCCCAGCAGAGTGGATGTCAGTACCATGGTACTGGCGAACTGGTTGGGAAGATTGTAACGCAGCGGCAACACACTGGTGAAGACTGCTGAAGGCAGGGCGGTGGAGACAATGACCACCGTCCTTGCCATGCCTGACAAGCCGAATGCCAATGCTGCCACGTACCCAATCGCGTAGCCTCCTGCAAAGCGGAGCACCAGTGCCCCGATAAGGCTCCAACTGAAGGAAAACCTGATGTTTCTGATTGAGACACCCAAGGTGAATGCGGCCAATGGCGAGGCTGCTTCCCCTGCAAAGGAGAATGCGTTTCCCAGGGAAACGGGAATCCTGAGTGATACCAGCCGGGCTCCAAAGCCCACCAGTACCGCCCAAAGGATGGGCGAGTGAAGCATGGAAAGCAGGCTTTTCCTGCTCAGCCCGCCGGTAATGACCAGAATACCGAGGGTGAACATGAAGATACCTTGTACCTGGTCATAGATCAGGATGAGATTCATGGCCTCCATGCCTCCCCACAATTTCATCAGGGGGATGCCCAGAAAACCGGAGTTCATGAAAACCAAGGGGGGTACGGTACTCCTGATATCCTGCTTGAAGAGTTTGGCCCACGCAAGTGCAAGCGCGAAGAGCAGGATGCACACCAAGGAGGATGCCTTGGCTATGTCGGCAATGGTGGAACCCGAGAGATCGCTCTGCACCAGGGAGATGAAGATGAGGGCCGGCATGAAGAAATCGGAGACGATTTTCACCAGGTCCTCCACCTTGATGGAGTAGATTCCACTGAGCACGTATCCACCCAGGACTACCAGGAGAATCGGCAACATCTGTACGAATGAGGAGGCTATCATGGCAGGTACTATAGGGGAAAGCCCAACCTAAGGCAAGTGTCTTCAGTTCAGGGGTGGCAACCAGAAGGTGTGCTCATAGAAATCGGCAAGTTCTGTGACATGATCCTGATAGGAAACCCCATCAATGGAGAAGTTGCTGAAGACCGGCCTGCCTGCCACCCGGTTCATCTCCCAGTACACAGCATGCTCAGTCCCCCCCGATCCTGTGCGGATCCGCATCGAGAACGTTGCAGAGGAGGGAGGAAGGCCGGTGCCGGAGAAGGTCATGGTATCGGTGCCGTGTGCGAAACTGCCGTTTGGTGTCGTCAGATTGGTGAATGTGTGGGTGACCGTGTAGGCTGGTGAGCTCGTGCTTGCAAGTGTATACTCCACCGGCTTGTCGTCCCGAGCATAGGTGAAGATTTGGCCATACGTGGTGAGAAGCTCCCAGATCAACAGTTGCTCGTAGCTCGGAGCCCTGCAGGAAACGAAGAAGAGGAGAGTCAGGAGCAAAGCTGGCTTTCTCATACGGTGTTCTCCCATCACCAGTATACAGGGGGAAATGCACTCCTGTCAGTAGGAGATGGTGCCCTTCCCGACAATTTCTGCGCAAGGGGTTCTTGATTCCTGTTCCCATTTCGCTATACTGGAACCAGACATCTGGTGGACAAGGAGCAGCATGCGCAAAACGCAAGGGTATAACCGCTGGGCAACGAAATCCGGGTATGGGGTGAAGAACAGAAGTCGCACGCACATTGCCCTGCAACTCTTTGTTTTGGGTATTCCCATTGTCCTGGTCATCGGATTTGCCTTCTTTCAGTTCTATGCCCACTTCGAGCGGCTCCTCGACCAAGAGAAACGCAGCCAGTACCAAACCATCAGTGAACAGTGTGCAGACTTGCTTTTGTACAAGATAGAGCATGATCACCAGGGGCTTGCTTCCTTGGCAAAAACCCTCTCCGGCCATTCGGAGAGCGAGGTTCTTGCACTGCTTGCCGCACTTGCAGACCCTGCAATCTCGTATACTCGGGAGGAAGTCCCCACTTCCCCTTTCCGGGCGGAGAACGGTATGGTCACCTTCCATCAGCAGTTCAGTCTCGCTGACGGTACCCAAGTGTCGTTGCAGTTCTCTGTGCCTGCATTGACCTACCAAGCCTTACCCGAGTGCCCCGAAACCCAGGCTCGTACGACCATGATATGGGCTGATGAGCAGGGTGAGATCATTTGGAAGTTCGTCAATGATGCATTGGTAGCTAGTGGTCCATCTTCCCTGTTTGCGCTGGTCCCTTCCTTGGAGAGCAGTACAAGCCGAACAGAAAGCAGAGTGGAACAAGGGAACTACATCTCTCTTCACAAACTTGGTTCAGGTTATGGGTATTTCTATGTTGAAAGAGAAGATACCTTGCTCAAGAAAGCGTATCTTTCCATCCTGCAGGCAAGCCTTTCCATGGCTGTGCTGGTGATGCTGATCCTGTTGGTTCTGCTTTTCTTCCTCTTGTATCGCGATCATCTCTATGAGAAATCGCTGAAGAAGCTTGCTTTCGAGGATGAGCTGACCGGCTTGCCGAACAAGAACCATTTCGTGCATGAAGCTTCCCAATTGCTGCAACGCGCCGGCAGTTCCTATGCGGTCATGGTCATTGATATCGGCAAGTTCAAGCTTATCAACGATCAGTTCGGCTATACCTTCGGCGATACCCTGCTGATGTACATTGCCAAGGTGCTTCCCCGCTTCACCACCCAGGATGGGGTGTGTGCACGCCTTTCCGGGGACAAGTTCATCCTGCTGTGCAGTTACCGTGAGCGCAAGGTCCTGGAAAAGCGCATCGCAGCCCTGTACACCGAGCTGAAGCAGTTCTCGTTTCCTCACTCCTCTCCCTTCCAGCTCGACATCCTCATCGGCATCTCCCTGATTGAGAATGGGCGATCCAGCATCGATGCAGCGATAGACTGTGCTTTGTTTGCACTCTCTTCGCTGAAGGGCAAGCAGAATTCGGGTTGGAACTACTACGACCTGGCCCTGAAGGAACAGTTGCTGGAGGAGAGCGAGCTGGAGAAGGTATTCACCAACGCGCTCAAGGACGGCCAGTTCTTCATCATGCTCCAGCCCAAGTATACACTTTCGTCCACCCATCTGATGGGTGCTGAGGCGTTGGTCCGGTGGAACCATCCGACCAAGGGCTTGGTGCCCCCCACTGAGTTCATCAACCTGCTGGAGAAGCACAATCTTCTGGTGAAACTGGATATGTTCGTATTGGAGCAGGTATGCAAACTGCTGACCCGCTGGAAGGCTGAACAAAAGCCGTTGTTCCCCATCTCGGTGAACCAGTCACGCTCGCACCTGTTCAGTTCCGATTATGAGCGGACGCTGGTCACCATGGTGGATCAGTATGGGATTGACCACAAGCTGATGGAGTTTGAACTGACCGAGAGTCTGTTCACCCATGATATCAGGCACCTTTCGCAGGTGATGGCCAATTTGCGCAGCTATGGTTTCAGCGTCTCCCTGGATGATTTCGGATCGGGTTACTCATCGCTGACCATGCTCAAGGATGTCACCATTGATGTCATCAAGCTTGACCAGGGCTTTCTCAAAGGTACGGATAACCATAAGCGAGGCACGGTGGTGGTCCAGCATGTCATCAACCTGGCCAAGAGCCTGGGTATCACCACTGTTGCTGAGGGTGTTGAAACCTTGGAGCAGGTGCGCATGCTCACCGACCTCGGCTGCGATGCAGTACAGGGATTCTACTTCAGCGAACCGTTGGCAATTGCCAATTACGAGGCTTTGCTCATCGATGATCGTCCCCGTGTTTTCTCCTGAACAGGGCGATTGATCCGAACCCCCCGACAAGAGCTATATAGAATCCGAACTCATACCACCATCCGGTGTTGTTGGTTTCGTAGATGCGGTAGATGGGGTTGAACAGACGCGCAATGAGGGCGATGGGGGCAATCCACCCATGCCAAATGCCTAGGAAGAACCCTGCCGGTTTTGCCCCTTCAGGTACCGCTGTCGCCAGACAGGATGAGCACAACAGCAGCGTGAGCACTACCAGTACAACCAGACGAGTGCGTTTCATATCTCTTCTCCTATGAGTCTTGCAATGCGTTTGATGACCCGATTGGCCTCAGGTATGGGAAAGAGCGGATAGTCATGATTCATCTTCTTCCCCTCGTGGTACTCCAGGGTTGCCCCATCCTGTTTTG includes:
- a CDS encoding bifunctional diguanylate cyclase/phosphodiesterase, whose translation is MRKTQGYNRWATKSGYGVKNRSRTHIALQLFVLGIPIVLVIGFAFFQFYAHFERLLDQEKRSQYQTISEQCADLLLYKIEHDHQGLASLAKTLSGHSESEVLALLAALADPAISYTREEVPTSPFRAENGMVTFHQQFSLADGTQVSLQFSVPALTYQALPECPETQARTTMIWADEQGEIIWKFVNDALVASGPSSLFALVPSLESSTSRTESRVEQGNYISLHKLGSGYGYFYVEREDTLLKKAYLSILQASLSMAVLVMLILLVLLFFLLYRDHLYEKSLKKLAFEDELTGLPNKNHFVHEASQLLQRAGSSYAVMVIDIGKFKLINDQFGYTFGDTLLMYIAKVLPRFTTQDGVCARLSGDKFILLCSYRERKVLEKRIAALYTELKQFSFPHSSPFQLDILIGISLIENGRSSIDAAIDCALFALSSLKGKQNSGWNYYDLALKEQLLEESELEKVFTNALKDGQFFIMLQPKYTLSSTHLMGAEALVRWNHPTKGLVPPTEFINLLEKHNLLVKLDMFVLEQVCKLLTRWKAEQKPLFPISVNQSRSHLFSSDYERTLVTMVDQYGIDHKLMEFELTESLFTHDIRHLSQVMANLRSYGFSVSLDDFGSGYSSLTMLKDVTIDVIKLDQGFLKGTDNHKRGTVVVQHVINLAKSLGITTVAEGVETLEQVRMLTDLGCDAVQGFYFSEPLAIANYEALLIDDRPRVFS
- a CDS encoding AEC family transporter; protein product: MIASSFVQMLPILLVVLGGYVLSGIYSIKVEDLVKIVSDFFMPALIFISLVQSDLSGSTIADIAKASSLVCILLFALALAWAKLFKQDIRSTVPPLVFMNSGFLGIPLMKLWGGMEAMNLILIYDQVQGIFMFTLGILVITGGLSRKSLLSMLHSPILWAVLVGFGARLVSLRIPVSLGNAFSFAGEAASPLAAFTLGVSIRNIRFSFSWSLIGALVLRFAGGYAIGYVAALAFGLSGMARTVVIVSTALPSAVFTSVLPLRYNLPNQFASTMVLTSTLLGVFTIPLSFALAG
- a CDS encoding 4Fe-4S binding protein: MKTSKKRHGRLRSVVQIAFFVWVLLIVLVSEAIERGWNLPFDIKTASLHALCPFGGVVTLYNLVKTGVLVKKIHDSAVVLAGLGVVLAILFGPVLCGWICPLGTVQEWVGKLGRKLFKRRYNTFVPAKIDRVLRLLRYVVLVWVLVMTALTATLVFQEYDPYYALFSIIHGEVAIGGMVILVIILLLSLVVERPFCKYACPYGAFLGLFNRIRIFKIRRVSSTCISCNACSRACPMNIDVAHKETVKDVQCISCMECTSDTSCPVDKTVVFSTAKGGRHLSVNKVGLLTVGILIGGILLSVAFGLWQTTSSKQPVLIKTGSFAGMPDPADIRGSYSYQDVTNAFAVPVDVLLSAFQSQNGAQRIGDLEALWLGNIPEGAEVGTDSVRLFVALYTGIAFEAEEGTLLPVSAIEVLEQLQKNTDPRFAELKASAVALPEGLEAAPVTTTTVVSVTGKTTVQDLLNAGYQLSDLEKILGKIDNKLSSVKTLAESQGLEFSAVKAEIAAL
- a CDS encoding serpin family protein, with product MRRHILILWILCILPTLAFGMPIAEPLPPAQHDPQGSLAFGSSVRQFSDKLFLDGLGQDANRMISPLSALLVLAMSANGAEGETQREMIEVLTEGHLDKDALNRESLFYLSRLPEEVSIANSLWVNQRLSLSQAFEREAKHYYQAEAAGLDFSKASSAKRINDWVSKATRNAIDSIIDATREDMVLYLINAISFKDDWKSPFEATATAKRTFHAKSGDVRAPFLNQTGFFPYASIDGASLLTLPYQNQRYTMVLLLPDEETDITTYLEGWNDSRFSFFLLDQAKQSKHTRVRLSLPKFESTYKDSLVDNLSRLGMSECFNPMQADFSALLSPSSKEVVIDEVLHKTFIRVDEQGTEAAAVTAVMMRATSMAPQDELVLIFDRPFFYAILDLEAHIPLFMGVLDSPQLR